One window of the Clostridia bacterium genome contains the following:
- a CDS encoding valine--tRNA ligase produces the protein MDNIKELDKSYQPSGFETELYDQWVKQGYFKADEDRSKKPFTIIMPPPNITGQLHIGHALNLSLQDILIRYKRMKGFNALYIPGTDHASIATEVKIVEKMAEEGLTKQDLGREKFLERAWDWYAKFGGRIVEQAKRIGVSSDWDRLAFTMDETRSKAVLEVFVRLYEKGYIYQGSRIINWCPACKTALSDAEVEYKPSSSYLWHIRYPIENSDEYIVVATTRPETMLGDTAVAVNPSDKRYTNLVGKYVILPLVNRRIPIIADDYVDKTFGSGAVKITPAHDPNDFEVGLRHNLDVIRVMSDDGKMNEKAGQYQGLDRYEARKKIVEDLNKLGLMQKIEPHKHNVGKCYRCDTDIEPIVSKQWFVKMEQLAKPALQALEKGKLKFTPKRFEKIYRHWLVNIKDWCISRQLWWGHRIPAYYCDNCKDVTVSKEHIDVCPKCGGHVHQDEDVLDTWFSSALWPFATLGWPEKNKDLEYFYPSNVLVTAHEIIFFWVVRMVFSGIEFMGKEPFSDVLINGIVRDKIGRKMSKSLGNGVDPIEMIEKYGADAVRFSLLWGTTLGSDIKFSEDKIATDRVFINKIWNAARFVLQNVEKIEYKDIDQVKLGIADRWILYKWNELVKNVTKIMDKYNVNRALKLMYEFIWNDFCDWYIELAKTKLYGADQNQKVAAMSVLMYLLDGILKLIHPILPFVTEEIYRHMPSSQGMIIKAKYPEYNTKIHSVKAYKDFEEVIEVIKRIRELRAEMKVPQNKRTAIYVLPLKNPKIINEALVYIEKLGMGKSIEIVKEKPDKCAQVIAPLCEIYIPVLDLVDKTVETQRLNKELKTAKDELARAQGKLSNQGFVSKAPKELIEAEKAKVVKYQELIEKITKSIQELEE, from the coding sequence ATGGACAACATCAAAGAGCTTGATAAATCTTATCAGCCGTCCGGTTTTGAGACCGAACTTTATGACCAATGGGTTAAACAAGGATATTTTAAAGCGGATGAGGACCGCTCAAAAAAACCATTTACCATAATAATGCCTCCGCCCAATATTACAGGGCAGCTTCATATAGGGCATGCGCTTAACCTTTCTTTACAAGACATATTAATCAGATACAAAAGGATGAAGGGCTTTAATGCTCTGTATATTCCTGGTACTGACCACGCTTCAATCGCTACCGAAGTCAAGATTGTAGAAAAAATGGCAGAGGAAGGATTGACCAAGCAGGATTTGGGCAGAGAAAAATTTTTGGAAAGAGCTTGGGATTGGTATGCAAAGTTTGGCGGAAGAATAGTTGAGCAAGCCAAAAGAATAGGCGTTTCAAGCGACTGGGACAGATTAGCTTTTACTATGGACGAAACACGTTCAAAAGCTGTTTTGGAAGTATTTGTCCGTCTTTATGAAAAAGGCTATATATATCAGGGCAGCCGAATTATCAACTGGTGCCCTGCATGCAAAACAGCACTGTCTGACGCTGAAGTTGAATACAAACCCTCATCTTCATATCTATGGCATATACGCTATCCGATAGAAAATTCAGATGAATATATTGTAGTTGCTACAACCAGACCTGAAACAATGCTGGGTGATACTGCTGTTGCAGTCAACCCTTCAGACAAAAGATATACTAATCTGGTTGGAAAATATGTTATTCTTCCCCTTGTCAACAGACGAATTCCTATCATAGCGGACGATTATGTTGATAAGACATTTGGAAGCGGCGCTGTTAAGATCACTCCTGCGCATGATCCCAACGACTTTGAGGTTGGATTAAGACATAATCTTGATGTGATCAGAGTTATGTCTGATGACGGAAAGATGAATGAAAAAGCAGGACAATATCAAGGACTTGACAGATATGAGGCAAGAAAAAAGATAGTAGAAGACTTAAACAAGCTAGGCTTAATGCAAAAGATAGAGCCGCACAAGCACAATGTAGGCAAGTGCTATCGCTGCGATACCGATATTGAGCCTATTGTATCTAAGCAATGGTTTGTCAAGATGGAACAGCTTGCAAAACCTGCGCTTCAAGCTTTGGAAAAGGGCAAGCTTAAATTTACGCCCAAAAGATTTGAAAAGATTTACAGACATTGGCTTGTCAATATAAAAGACTGGTGCATTTCCCGTCAATTGTGGTGGGGGCATCGTATCCCTGCGTATTATTGCGACAATTGCAAGGACGTAACTGTATCCAAAGAGCATATTGATGTTTGTCCCAAATGCGGCGGACATGTTCATCAAGACGAGGATGTTTTGGATACTTGGTTCTCTAGTGCGCTCTGGCCGTTTGCTACATTGGGCTGGCCGGAGAAAAATAAGGACTTGGAATATTTCTATCCGTCCAATGTTTTGGTTACCGCTCACGAAATTATCTTTTTCTGGGTTGTAAGAATGGTATTTTCGGGCATCGAGTTTATGGGCAAAGAACCTTTTTCTGATGTCTTGATAAACGGTATTGTAAGAGACAAAATCGGTCGCAAGATGTCAAAATCTTTGGGCAACGGTGTTGATCCCATTGAAATGATAGAAAAATACGGCGCTGATGCGGTAAGATTTTCACTGCTTTGGGGCACGACTTTGGGCAGCGATATCAAGTTTTCTGAAGATAAGATTGCTACTGACAGAGTATTTATCAACAAAATCTGGAATGCTGCAAGATTTGTTTTGCAAAATGTTGAAAAGATAGAATATAAGGATATTGACCAGGTTAAATTGGGCATTGCAGATCGCTGGATATTATATAAATGGAACGAGCTTGTCAAGAACGTAACCAAAATTATGGACAAGTATAATGTCAATCGCGCGCTTAAGCTTATGTATGAGTTTATTTGGAATGATTTTTGCGATTGGTATATTGAGCTTGCAAAAACTAAGCTATACGGCGCAGACCAAAATCAAAAAGTTGCAGCAATGTCTGTTTTGATGTATTTGCTTGACGGAATTTTGAAACTAATTCATCCTATACTGCCTTTTGTTACCGAAGAGATTTATAGACATATGCCTTCCAGCCAAGGAATGATCATAAAAGCAAAATACCCCGAATACAATACAAAAATCCACAGCGTTAAGGCATATAAGGATTTTGAAGAAGTAATTGAAGTCATAAAAAGAATAAGAGAACTTCGTGCAGAAATGAAAGTTCCTCAAAACAAGAGAACAGCTATCTATGTTCTGCCTTTAAAAAATCCTAAGATTATAAACGAAGCGCTTGTTTATATAGAAAAGCTTGGTATGGGCAAGTCTATTGAAATAGTAAAAGAAAAGCCCGACAAATGCGCACAGGTGATTGCGCCGCTTTGCGAGATTTATATTCCTGTGCTTGACCTTGTAGACAAGACAGTAGAAACCCAAAGACTTAACAAAGAACTCAAAACAGCAAAGGACGAGTTGGCAAGAGCGCAAGGCAAACTTAGCAATCAGGGATTTGTAAGCAAAGCTCCCAAGGAATTAATAGAAGCCGAAAAAGCCAAGGTTGTTAAGTATCAAGAATTGATTGAAAAGATTACTAAGTCAATTCAGGAATTAGAAGAATAA
- a CDS encoding ABC transporter ATP-binding protein: MKIILCLHKVSHTYHTKQGETLALKDISFCLNDGEFLSIVGPSGCGKTTILSLISGLIRASEGKILIDGNEVTTTNRDTGYMFQRDQLFEWRTIRQNITLGLEIQKKMTPENLKAIDELIEKYGLKEFSDHYPRELSGGMRQRVALIRTLATSPKLLLLDEPFSALDFQTRLKVCDDVYSIIKNEKKSAILVTHDISEAISMSDRILMLTNRPATIAHEYVLDMGECPTPLKRRECKKFGYWFDKIWKDLESL; the protein is encoded by the coding sequence ATGAAAATAATTTTATGTTTGCACAAAGTAAGCCACACATATCATACAAAACAGGGCGAAACCCTAGCCTTAAAAGATATCAGCTTTTGCTTAAATGACGGCGAATTTTTGTCCATAGTAGGTCCGTCAGGTTGCGGAAAAACCACAATACTATCCTTAATAAGCGGTCTGATAAGAGCTTCGGAAGGCAAAATCTTGATTGACGGCAATGAAGTTACCACCACTAACCGCGATACAGGATATATGTTTCAGCGCGACCAACTCTTTGAATGGCGAACGATAAGGCAAAACATAACGCTTGGACTGGAAATCCAAAAAAAGATGACGCCTGAAAACCTCAAAGCAATAGATGAGCTGATAGAAAAATACGGACTAAAAGAGTTTTCGGATCATTACCCTAGAGAACTAAGCGGCGGAATGCGCCAAAGAGTAGCGCTTATAAGAACGCTTGCAACTTCTCCCAAGCTATTGCTGCTTGACGAACCGTTTTCCGCACTGGACTTTCAGACAAGACTCAAAGTGTGCGATGATGTGTACAGCATAATAAAAAACGAAAAAAAGAGTGCGATATTGGTAACTCACGATATTTCTGAAGCTATAAGTATGAGCGACCGTATTTTGATGCTAACTAACCGTCCTGCCACAATTGCTCATGAATATGTGCTTGATATGGGCGAATGTCCCACTCCTTTAAAACGACGCGAATGCAAAAAGTTTGGATACTGGTTTGATAAAATCTGGAAAGACTTAGAAAGTTTATAA